A part of Nocardioides sp. WS12 genomic DNA contains:
- a CDS encoding IclR family transcriptional regulator, producing the protein MSQVPAATRALRVLRFLAAQPEPVAVDRIARELGIPRSTTYHLLQAMAAEGFVVHLADDRRFGLGVAAFEVGSGYARQAPLQRIARRPLAALVDRTGHSAHLAVPHGRDVLYVLEERAPGRPSLVTDVGVRLPSHLTASGRAILAHLPASQVRALYPDREAFVDRTGVGPGSPTALRAVLAETRRRGHAIEDGEVTAGLASVAAAVLDHNGLPVAGVAITYPVDEAEPERLAAAVVATAATLSRRLHGR; encoded by the coding sequence ATGAGCCAGGTCCCTGCCGCCACCCGTGCGCTGCGCGTCCTGCGCTTCCTCGCCGCGCAACCGGAGCCGGTGGCCGTCGACCGGATCGCTCGCGAACTCGGGATCCCGCGCTCGACGACGTACCACCTGCTCCAGGCGATGGCGGCCGAAGGCTTCGTGGTGCATCTCGCCGACGACCGGCGGTTCGGACTCGGGGTGGCAGCGTTCGAGGTCGGCAGTGGCTACGCCCGACAGGCTCCGTTGCAACGGATCGCCCGTCGCCCCCTGGCCGCACTCGTCGACCGGACCGGCCACAGCGCACACCTCGCGGTGCCCCACGGGCGCGACGTGCTCTACGTCCTGGAGGAGCGCGCACCCGGCCGGCCGTCCCTCGTCACCGACGTGGGCGTCCGGTTGCCGTCACACCTGACCGCCAGCGGCCGGGCGATCCTCGCCCACCTGCCGGCCAGCCAGGTGCGCGCGCTCTATCCCGATCGCGAGGCCTTCGTCGACCGCACCGGCGTCGGCCCCGGCTCCCCCACTGCCCTGCGGGCGGTGCTCGCCGAGACCCGTCGCCGCGGCCACGCGATCGAGGACGGCGAGGTGACGGCCGGGCTGGCCAGCGTCGCTGCGGCCGTGCTCGATCACAACGGACTGCCGGTCGCGGGAGTCGCGATCACGTACCCGGTCGATGAAGCCGAACCGGAGCGGCTGGCTGCTGCCGTCGTAGCGACTGCCGCGACCCTCTCCCGCCGCCTCCACGGCCGCTGA
- a CDS encoding VOC family protein: protein MTEFLGDGLELFAGICVRDYDAALPWYEALLGMPPTFVAHPTEGVWEVAPHRWLVVEQRPERAGFAVQTLFVDDLDARVAAMASRGIEPDNEETYEGGTRKVIYLDPDGNEIGFGGNPG, encoded by the coding sequence ATGACCGAATTCCTTGGCGACGGACTGGAACTGTTCGCCGGCATCTGCGTGCGCGACTACGACGCCGCGCTGCCCTGGTACGAGGCGCTGCTCGGCATGCCGCCGACCTTCGTCGCCCATCCGACCGAGGGGGTGTGGGAGGTGGCGCCCCACCGCTGGCTGGTGGTGGAGCAGCGCCCCGAGCGCGCGGGGTTCGCGGTCCAGACGCTGTTCGTCGACGACCTTGATGCGCGGGTGGCCGCGATGGCCTCGCGCGGGATCGAGCCGGACAACGAGGAGACCTACGAGGGCGGCACCCGCAAGGTGATCTACCTCGACCCTGACGGCAACGAGATCGGCTTCGGCGGCAATCCCGGCTGA
- a CDS encoding pentapeptide repeat-containing protein produces MLAPQIDPIRLGSLSEGDLLDLTNDADLESVRYADLRVTRLKLGGALVTTSRFEDVNADETDLKGARLHEVELDRVNLPVVRAARSQWRDVKVNGRLGSLEAYEAQWKSVHFVGCKLSFVNLRGAELMDVAFTDCTIDELDLISASARRVRFENTRIGSLNVRQAKLQDVDLRGATLTSIDGLADLRGATISHEQLVTIAPLLAASIGLKVE; encoded by the coding sequence GTGCTGGCACCGCAGATCGACCCCATCAGGCTCGGCTCGCTCTCGGAAGGGGATCTGCTCGACCTCACGAACGACGCCGACCTCGAATCGGTCCGGTACGCCGACCTGCGGGTCACCCGGCTGAAGCTGGGCGGAGCGCTCGTGACCACCTCGCGGTTCGAGGACGTCAACGCCGACGAGACGGACCTCAAGGGCGCCCGCCTGCACGAAGTCGAGCTCGACCGGGTCAACCTGCCGGTTGTCCGCGCTGCCCGGAGCCAATGGCGCGACGTGAAGGTCAACGGCCGCCTGGGGTCTCTCGAGGCCTACGAAGCGCAGTGGAAGTCGGTGCACTTCGTGGGCTGCAAGCTCAGCTTCGTCAACCTGCGCGGAGCAGAGCTGATGGACGTCGCCTTCACGGACTGCACGATCGACGAACTCGACCTGATCAGCGCGTCCGCGCGCCGGGTCCGGTTCGAGAACACCCGGATCGGCAGTCTCAACGTCCGTCAGGCCAAGCTCCAGGACGTCGACCTGCGCGGCGCCACCCTGACGTCGATCGACGGGCTGGCCGACTTGCGCGGCGCGACGATCAGCCACGAACAACTCGTCACGATCGCGCCGCTGCTCGCGGCCAGCATCGGCCTCAAGGTCGAGTAG
- a CDS encoding N-6 DNA methylase, with translation MVDERERTTVLAQAYEQELAVDRPAERRRQGAFYTPPHLVAWVLDHALPAQGTVLDPACGTGHFLVAAAQRLGVRAVHGSDLDPEAVRIARERLHAEDPSVSPEEIAQRVMVADGLTAWEGRTFDAVVGNPPFLGQLRTDTAGQSDRRGLGAYTDTSAVFLHRSLDLVAPGGVVALVQPLSVLATRDAGPVRAAVAARGDVTDFWCSDRPVFDGTPVLTCVPVVRVGTPSSLEPDNWGSLAASYFGIPRTSLPTSAGTVGDLATCTADFRDQYYGLQPFVREGLRDGDARLITSGLIDPAELRWGTTTTRFARQQYDAPSVDLAALRVDGKLAGWADARLVPKLLVAGQGRVIEAAADADGTWLPSVPVVTVAPHDPADLWRLLALTLAPPVVAHAAARYLGTGLSPGSVKVSARQLAALPLPVDADAWKEGATLAQRAQAADSRDRPTALAEVAEVMTAAYGGTEEVLAWWLARATRP, from the coding sequence GTGGTCGACGAGCGTGAGCGAACGACGGTTCTCGCTCAAGCCTATGAGCAGGAACTCGCGGTCGACCGGCCCGCTGAACGGCGCAGGCAGGGCGCGTTCTACACGCCGCCGCACCTGGTGGCGTGGGTGCTCGACCATGCGCTGCCGGCACAGGGAACGGTCCTCGACCCGGCCTGCGGAACCGGCCACTTCCTCGTCGCTGCGGCCCAGCGGCTCGGCGTCCGTGCGGTCCACGGATCCGACCTCGATCCCGAGGCGGTCCGGATCGCGCGGGAGCGGTTGCATGCCGAGGACCCGTCCGTCTCTCCCGAGGAGATCGCGCAGCGAGTGATGGTCGCCGACGGACTCACCGCCTGGGAGGGACGCACCTTCGATGCGGTCGTCGGCAATCCGCCGTTCCTCGGGCAGTTGCGGACGGACACGGCTGGCCAGTCCGACCGCCGCGGGCTCGGCGCCTACACCGACACGAGCGCGGTCTTCCTGCACCGCTCGCTCGACTTGGTTGCTCCGGGCGGAGTGGTCGCTCTGGTGCAGCCGCTGTCCGTGCTCGCCACGCGCGATGCCGGGCCGGTCCGGGCGGCGGTTGCCGCCCGTGGAGACGTCACCGACTTCTGGTGCTCGGATCGGCCGGTCTTCGACGGGACGCCGGTGCTGACCTGCGTGCCGGTGGTGCGGGTGGGCACTCCTTCGTCGCTCGAGCCGGACAACTGGGGGAGTCTCGCGGCGTCGTACTTCGGGATCCCGAGGACGTCCCTGCCGACGAGCGCCGGGACGGTCGGCGACCTCGCCACCTGCACCGCCGACTTCCGCGACCAGTACTACGGCCTGCAGCCCTTCGTTCGCGAAGGGCTTCGTGACGGCGACGCCCGCCTGATCACCAGCGGCCTGATCGACCCGGCCGAACTGCGCTGGGGCACGACCACGACCCGCTTCGCGCGTCAGCAGTACGACGCCCCGTCGGTCGATCTCGCAGCGCTGCGCGTCGACGGCAAGCTGGCCGGTTGGGCCGACGCGCGTCTGGTGCCCAAGTTGCTGGTGGCCGGGCAGGGCCGGGTGATCGAGGCCGCTGCGGACGCAGATGGCACCTGGTTGCCGTCCGTGCCCGTCGTGACGGTCGCACCCCATGACCCGGCCGACTTGTGGCGGTTGCTGGCATTGACCCTTGCGCCGCCGGTCGTCGCGCACGCCGCGGCCCGCTATCTCGGCACTGGTCTCTCGCCCGGTTCGGTCAAGGTCAGCGCGCGACAGTTGGCGGCGCTCCCGTTGCCGGTCGACGCGGACGCGTGGAAGGAAGGCGCCACGCTCGCCCAGCGGGCGCAGGCGGCAGACTCCCGCGACCGGCCCACGGCCCTGGCTGAGGTCGCAGAGGTGATGACCGCCGCCTACGGCGGCACGGAAGAGGTGTTGGCCTGGTGGCTGGCGCGCGCTACTCGACCTTGA
- a CDS encoding nicotinate phosphoribosyltransferase — protein MDRTGLLTDRYELTMLDSFVRDGMVGRPAVFEAFSRRLPEGRRYGMLAGLGRLLTLIENFGYDADDLAWLQEQGVIGDATVAYLRDFRFAGDIDGYREGDLYFPGSPIFTATGTLGECLVLETLVLSVLNHDTAIASAAARMVDAAQGRPIIEMGGRRTHEEAAIATARAAYVAGFGSTSNLAAGRHFGVPTAGTAAHAFTLAHDTEADAFRSQVEALGVGTTLLVDTYDIAEGIRTAVEVAGTSLGAVRLDSGDLSEEAHKARALLDSLGASKTRIVVTSDLDEFVIAALADAPIDGYGVGTRVATGSGHPTASMVYKLVAIADAPGEQMRPVAKKSQDKASVGGHKTAFREYDDNGLLVAEFITRDGDPAPDADARPVQVPLIRDGVVVHTPTLDEIRTFAAAALATLPTDARGVAAGPSYLTTTHREDSTVQRGLIVVDVQNDFVEGGSLGVTGGREVAGRISAHLAATAGDYALVAASRDWHHANDTNGGHFHAPGEDPDFVNTWPVHCVQGDAGSDYAPELVTDAVTHHVVKGMGEAAYSAFEGVTEDGARLADLLRAAGVTEVDVTGIATDYCVRATALDAVKEGFVVRLLPGLHAGVAPDSSAAALEEMAAAGVEVTA, from the coding sequence ATGGACCGCACCGGACTGCTGACCGATCGCTACGAACTCACCATGCTCGACTCCTTCGTGCGCGACGGGATGGTCGGACGCCCGGCTGTGTTCGAAGCGTTCTCGCGTCGCCTGCCCGAGGGCCGTCGCTACGGGATGCTCGCCGGCCTCGGCCGGCTCCTCACCCTGATCGAGAACTTCGGCTACGACGCCGACGACCTCGCCTGGTTGCAGGAGCAGGGCGTGATCGGCGACGCGACGGTCGCGTACCTGCGCGACTTCCGGTTCGCCGGCGACATCGACGGCTACCGCGAGGGCGACCTCTACTTCCCCGGTAGCCCGATCTTCACCGCCACCGGCACCCTCGGCGAGTGCCTCGTACTGGAAACACTGGTGCTCAGCGTCCTCAACCACGACACCGCCATCGCCAGCGCGGCCGCACGGATGGTCGACGCCGCGCAGGGCAGGCCGATCATCGAGATGGGCGGACGTCGTACCCACGAGGAAGCGGCGATCGCGACCGCGCGGGCTGCCTACGTCGCCGGATTCGGCTCGACGAGCAACCTCGCCGCAGGACGGCATTTCGGCGTACCGACCGCCGGCACCGCCGCGCACGCCTTCACCCTCGCGCACGACACCGAGGCAGACGCGTTCCGCAGCCAGGTGGAAGCGCTCGGCGTCGGGACGACACTCCTGGTCGACACCTACGACATCGCCGAAGGCATCCGGACCGCGGTCGAGGTCGCCGGGACGTCGCTCGGCGCCGTGCGGCTCGACTCGGGCGACCTCAGTGAGGAGGCGCACAAGGCACGTGCCCTCCTCGACTCGCTCGGCGCCAGCAAGACGCGGATCGTCGTGACCAGCGACCTCGACGAATTCGTGATCGCCGCGCTCGCCGACGCACCCATCGACGGGTACGGCGTCGGCACCCGCGTCGCGACCGGCTCGGGCCACCCGACCGCGAGCATGGTCTACAAGCTCGTCGCCATCGCCGACGCACCCGGCGAACAGATGCGCCCGGTCGCGAAGAAGTCGCAGGACAAGGCGTCGGTCGGCGGGCACAAGACCGCCTTCCGTGAGTACGACGACAACGGACTCCTCGTCGCGGAGTTCATCACCCGCGACGGCGACCCCGCCCCGGACGCCGATGCGCGGCCGGTCCAGGTCCCACTGATCCGTGACGGAGTCGTCGTCCACACGCCGACCCTCGACGAGATCCGGACCTTCGCGGCTGCGGCACTCGCCACGTTGCCGACCGACGCGCGCGGCGTGGCCGCCGGGCCGTCGTACCTGACCACGACCCACCGAGAGGACAGCACCGTGCAGCGAGGCCTGATCGTCGTCGATGTCCAGAACGACTTCGTGGAGGGAGGTTCGCTCGGCGTGACCGGCGGCCGGGAGGTCGCGGGCCGGATCAGCGCGCACCTCGCGGCAACGGCCGGTGACTACGCACTGGTCGCTGCGTCACGGGACTGGCACCACGCGAACGACACCAACGGCGGGCACTTCCATGCGCCCGGCGAGGATCCCGACTTCGTGAACACCTGGCCGGTGCACTGCGTGCAGGGCGACGCCGGGTCGGACTATGCCCCGGAGCTGGTGACCGACGCGGTGACCCACCACGTCGTGAAGGGCATGGGCGAAGCCGCCTACTCGGCCTTCGAGGGCGTGACCGAGGACGGCGCACGACTGGCCGACCTGCTGCGTGCCGCAGGCGTGACCGAGGTCGACGTCACCGGGATCGCGACCGACTACTGCGTACGGGCCACGGCCCTGGACGCCGTGAAGGAAGGGTTCGTGGTGCGCCTGTTGCCGGGACTGCACGCGGGGGTGGCACCGGACAGTTCGGCCGCCGCGCTCGAGGAGATGGCTGCGGCCGGCGTGGAGGTGACCGCATGA
- a CDS encoding NUDIX hydrolase, producing the protein MSTKEWPPFAVAVDLAIFTIRDGALSVLLVERGEDPFAGSWALPGGFVEPDEDAEQAAWRELQEETGVDRFPGHLEQLRTYSAPDRDPRMRVVSVAHVALAPDLPEPQAGTDAADARWWVVDDLLSGEDAPTLAFDHRDILIDARERVRAKLEYTTLATEFVAEPFTLPELRRVYAAVWGTPPDLGNFRRKILGTEGFVVATDTTGGGTEGGGRPALLYRRGPAVVVQPPMVRG; encoded by the coding sequence ATGAGCACCAAGGAATGGCCGCCGTTCGCCGTGGCCGTCGACCTCGCCATCTTCACGATCCGCGACGGGGCCCTCTCGGTCCTGCTGGTCGAACGCGGCGAAGACCCGTTCGCGGGCTCGTGGGCACTGCCCGGCGGATTCGTCGAACCGGACGAGGACGCCGAGCAGGCCGCATGGCGCGAACTGCAGGAGGAGACCGGCGTCGACCGCTTCCCCGGTCACCTCGAGCAACTGCGCACCTATTCCGCGCCCGATCGGGATCCGCGGATGCGCGTCGTGTCGGTCGCGCACGTCGCCCTCGCCCCCGACCTGCCCGAACCGCAGGCCGGCACCGACGCCGCCGACGCCCGCTGGTGGGTGGTCGACGACCTGCTCTCCGGCGAGGACGCCCCCACCCTGGCGTTCGACCACCGCGACATCCTGATCGACGCCCGCGAGCGCGTGCGGGCAAAGCTGGAGTACACGACCCTGGCGACCGAGTTCGTCGCCGAACCGTTCACGCTGCCCGAGTTGCGGCGCGTCTACGCGGCCGTGTGGGGCACTCCCCCGGACCTCGGCAACTTCCGGCGCAAGATCCTCGGCACCGAGGGGTTCGTGGTCGCCACGGACACCACGGGCGGGGGCACCGAGGGTGGCGGCCGCCCGGCCCTGCTCTACCGACGCGGCCCGGCGGTCGTCGTACAACCGCCGATGGTGCGGGGCTGA
- a CDS encoding metalloregulator ArsR/SmtB family transcription factor, translating to MVEYDDRLSRVFSALADPTRRDMVARLAAGDATVSELAAPYDVSLQAVSKHLKVLEEAGLVSRSRDAQRRPVHLDAEVFDLMTKWIERYRQQAEERYQRLDAVLARLQGKASPADEQDRREGEAG from the coding sequence ATGGTTGAGTACGACGACAGGTTGTCCCGGGTCTTCTCGGCACTCGCCGACCCGACCCGGCGCGACATGGTCGCCCGTCTGGCAGCGGGCGACGCGACGGTGAGCGAGCTGGCGGCGCCGTACGACGTCTCGCTCCAGGCCGTCTCCAAGCACCTCAAGGTGCTCGAGGAGGCCGGGCTGGTGAGTCGCAGTCGCGACGCCCAGCGGCGGCCGGTGCACCTGGACGCGGAGGTCTTCGACCTGATGACGAAATGGATCGAGCGCTACCGGCAGCAGGCCGAGGAGCGCTACCAGCGACTGGACGCGGTGCTGGCCCGCCTGCAGGGCAAGGCCTCCCCCGCTGACGAGCAGGACCGACGAGAAGGAGAAGCAGGATGA
- a CDS encoding SRPBCC family protein — MNTQTTTPDTVIEADPDVPTVRLVREFDAPRELVWRAHVDPELIKQWLGPHSIGMSIDVWDMRTGGEYRYTATRDGEEIAHFYGSVHRVTENEKIVQTFGFEEMPEAVSLDTLTLHDLPDGRTRLEILSVVYDFESRAGMLASGMEVGVNEGYVALDALLATLQEKA; from the coding sequence ATGAACACGCAGACCACGACCCCCGACACGGTCATCGAGGCCGACCCGGACGTCCCCACCGTGAGGCTCGTCCGCGAGTTCGACGCTCCTCGTGAGCTCGTCTGGCGCGCCCACGTCGACCCGGAACTGATCAAGCAGTGGCTCGGACCGCACTCGATCGGCATGAGCATCGACGTCTGGGACATGCGCACGGGCGGGGAGTACCGCTACACCGCGACCCGTGACGGCGAAGAGATCGCGCACTTCTACGGCTCCGTGCACCGGGTCACCGAGAACGAGAAGATCGTGCAGACCTTCGGGTTCGAGGAGATGCCGGAGGCGGTCAGCCTCGACACGCTCACCCTGCACGACCTCCCCGATGGCCGCACCCGGCTGGAGATCCTGTCGGTCGTCTACGACTTCGAGTCCCGCGCCGGCATGCTCGCCAGTGGCATGGAGGTCGGCGTCAACGAAGGCTACGTCGCCCTCGACGCCCTGCTCGCAACACTGCAGGAGAAGGCATGA
- a CDS encoding TIGR03086 family metal-binding protein, with translation MIPAEPAAEHASIAGTFAEKVRGVASDGWDAPTPVPEWSARDVVRHLVEWFPGFLAGGSDINLPVGPSVDDDPVAAWDHHAAAVQAVLDDPTAADTTFAHPHLPEMPLPQAVAQFYTNDVFMHTWDLARATGQDDRLDADRCQSMFEGMEPMDEMLRQSGQYGARVPVADDAGAQAQLIGFIGRDPEWRP, from the coding sequence ATGATCCCCGCCGAGCCCGCCGCGGAGCACGCGAGCATCGCTGGCACCTTCGCTGAGAAGGTCCGCGGCGTGGCCTCCGACGGCTGGGACGCGCCGACACCCGTCCCGGAATGGTCGGCGCGCGACGTCGTACGCCATCTGGTGGAGTGGTTCCCCGGCTTCCTCGCTGGCGGTTCCGACATCAACCTCCCGGTCGGCCCGTCGGTCGACGACGACCCGGTCGCCGCCTGGGACCACCACGCAGCCGCAGTGCAGGCCGTGCTCGACGATCCGACGGCAGCAGACACGACCTTCGCGCATCCGCACCTGCCCGAGATGCCACTCCCCCAGGCGGTCGCGCAGTTCTACACGAACGACGTCTTCATGCACACCTGGGACCTCGCCCGTGCGACCGGCCAGGACGACCGGCTCGACGCTGACCGCTGCCAGTCGATGTTCGAGGGCATGGAGCCGATGGACGAGATGCTGCGCCAGAGCGGGCAGTACGGCGCCCGGGTGCCCGTTGCCGATGACGCCGGTGCCCAGGCGCAGCTGATCGGATTCATCGGCCGCGACCCGGAGTGGCGTCCCTGA
- a CDS encoding alpha/beta fold hydrolase produces MAERVQFPSVTGELLAGIIDPPAGELRGWGVFAHGFTLGKDSPAASRICKQLAAEGVGMLRFDNLGLGDSEGDWGDGGFTHKVADTVRAVEFMNAAGRTVEILVGHSFGGAAVLSAALETPTVRAVATIGAPFQPTHVEHNFDAILDRVMADGEAEWLIGGKALILRRTFIEDVRKADLAACIPALKRPLLVMHSPTDNTVGIVNASDIFRAARHPRNFISLEGADHFLTAPGQAKRAARIISAWADQYLALG; encoded by the coding sequence ATGGCCGAGCGCGTGCAGTTCCCGAGTGTCACCGGCGAACTGCTGGCCGGGATCATCGACCCGCCCGCCGGCGAGCTGCGCGGATGGGGCGTCTTCGCCCACGGCTTCACCCTCGGCAAGGATTCGCCGGCCGCGTCACGGATCTGCAAGCAACTGGCCGCCGAAGGTGTCGGCATGCTCCGCTTCGACAACCTGGGCCTCGGTGATTCCGAGGGCGACTGGGGCGACGGCGGGTTCACCCACAAGGTGGCGGACACCGTTCGGGCGGTCGAGTTCATGAACGCCGCCGGGCGCACGGTCGAGATCCTCGTCGGCCATTCCTTCGGCGGCGCCGCAGTGCTCTCCGCAGCCCTGGAGACACCGACCGTCCGTGCGGTCGCCACCATCGGTGCGCCCTTCCAGCCGACCCATGTGGAGCACAACTTCGACGCCATCCTCGACCGGGTCATGGCTGACGGAGAGGCCGAGTGGTTGATCGGCGGCAAGGCGCTCATCCTGCGACGGACCTTCATCGAGGATGTCCGCAAGGCCGACCTCGCAGCCTGCATCCCCGCACTGAAGCGGCCGCTGCTGGTGATGCACTCCCCCACCGACAACACCGTCGGCATCGTCAACGCCAGCGACATCTTCCGTGCGGCCCGGCACCCGCGGAACTTCATCTCCCTCGAGGGAGCCGATCACTTCCTGACGGCACCCGGCCAGGCGAAGCGGGCCGCCCGAATCATCAGCGCCTGGGCCGACCAGTACCTCGCACTGGGCTGA
- a CDS encoding TfoX/Sxy family protein, whose protein sequence is MAYDEGLAGRLRELLDDDPALAGHELTEKKMFGGLGFLIGGNMAVAANSKGGLMVRVDPAQTEQLIADTAATRMHMGERTMNGWLHVDLADCATESALRTWVDLGSSYAATLPPK, encoded by the coding sequence ATGGCGTACGACGAAGGGCTGGCCGGGCGGCTCCGCGAACTGCTGGACGACGATCCGGCGCTGGCCGGCCATGAGCTGACCGAGAAGAAGATGTTCGGCGGACTGGGCTTCCTCATCGGCGGCAACATGGCCGTCGCGGCGAACAGCAAGGGCGGGCTGATGGTGCGGGTCGATCCTGCGCAGACCGAGCAGCTGATCGCAGACACCGCTGCCACCCGGATGCACATGGGCGAGCGCACGATGAACGGCTGGCTGCACGTCGACCTTGCCGACTGCGCCACCGAGAGCGCGCTGCGCACCTGGGTCGACCTCGGGTCGTCGTACGCCGCGACCCTTCCTCCGAAGTGA
- a CDS encoding MFS transporter: MRSFWAALPTEGRWLLSTVAIQTLGRGLTLPFTLIYLHEVRGFDLGLSGTLMALIAIVGLAVTGPGGVLTDRYGARAVLLVGIVMMIAGNALLAFATTPAAAAIALVLIGLNFGVSWPAFNALIAVVVEGELRQQYYGINFALVNLGIGVGGIIGGLFANVDRPDTFTVIFLGDAASGLIPLALLLGPLRHVHGRAAQPEDGSAHATVGYLQILREPAVRWLTALTFVAMFIGYGQLEAGFPGFSRQIAEVSTRTVGLAFAVNTAVIVLLQFTVLKKISGHRRTRVMIVMAVIWAAAWGLLGASGMAPGGAGAVVGVLSFMAVFALGETLLQPTVPAMSNDLAADHTRGRYNALSAGAFQGGAIAGPVVAGFLLEHDLGSIYVGLMVLGCAAIAGMALALERHVPDSANGRNPAVPTVTQTP, from the coding sequence GTGAGGAGTTTCTGGGCAGCGCTGCCCACCGAGGGACGCTGGCTGCTCTCGACCGTCGCGATCCAGACCCTCGGCCGCGGACTCACGCTGCCGTTCACGCTGATCTATCTCCACGAGGTGCGCGGGTTCGACCTCGGGCTGTCCGGCACCCTGATGGCGTTGATCGCGATCGTCGGCCTGGCAGTCACCGGGCCCGGCGGTGTGCTGACCGACCGCTACGGCGCTCGCGCCGTGTTGTTGGTCGGCATCGTCATGATGATCGCCGGCAACGCGCTGCTGGCTTTCGCCACCACCCCGGCCGCCGCCGCGATCGCACTCGTCCTGATCGGCCTCAACTTCGGCGTCTCCTGGCCGGCGTTCAACGCGCTCATCGCTGTTGTGGTCGAAGGCGAGCTCCGCCAGCAGTACTACGGCATCAACTTCGCCCTGGTGAACCTCGGCATCGGTGTCGGCGGCATCATCGGCGGGCTCTTCGCCAACGTGGACCGGCCCGACACCTTCACCGTGATCTTCCTCGGCGACGCCGCCTCCGGGCTGATCCCGCTGGCCCTGCTGCTCGGTCCGCTCCGCCACGTGCACGGCCGGGCCGCACAACCCGAGGACGGATCGGCGCACGCGACGGTCGGCTATCTCCAGATCCTGCGGGAGCCGGCCGTTCGTTGGCTCACCGCGCTCACCTTCGTGGCGATGTTCATCGGCTACGGCCAACTCGAGGCCGGGTTCCCCGGGTTCTCCCGCCAGATCGCCGAAGTCTCCACCCGGACTGTCGGGCTGGCGTTCGCGGTGAACACCGCCGTGATCGTGCTCCTCCAGTTCACGGTGCTGAAGAAGATCAGCGGTCACCGCCGTACCCGCGTGATGATCGTGATGGCCGTGATCTGGGCCGCGGCGTGGGGTTTGCTGGGCGCATCGGGCATGGCGCCCGGTGGTGCAGGTGCCGTGGTCGGCGTGCTCAGCTTCATGGCAGTGTTCGCGCTCGGCGAGACGCTGTTGCAACCGACCGTCCCCGCCATGAGCAACGACCTCGCGGCCGACCACACGCGTGGTCGCTACAACGCGCTCAGCGCGGGCGCCTTCCAGGGTGGCGCGATCGCCGGCCCGGTCGTGGCCGGGTTCCTGCTCGAGCACGACCTCGGCTCGATCTACGTCGGGCTGATGGTCCTCGGCTGCGCGGCGATCGCCGGGATGGCGCTCGCGCTCGAGCGCCATGTTCCCGACAGCGCGAACGGCCGGAACCCCGCGGTTCCGACCGTCACGCAGACTCCCTAA
- a CDS encoding SigE family RNA polymerase sigma factor: protein MTTGNPDPRRSFEEYVTARWAALYRTAHLLTGNPTAAEDLLQTTLIKVLAQWNRVRNADSPDAYVRKMLLNEMLSERRKSGRRAEKAHLVPVPDSPGDPAADSSTRLDLWAQVQVLPPRQRAVLVLRYYEDLSEAEIADVLGISTGTVKSQASLALKTLRSHQARHSTKEVS from the coding sequence ATGACCACTGGAAACCCGGACCCGCGACGCTCCTTCGAGGAGTACGTGACAGCCCGCTGGGCTGCGCTCTACCGCACCGCACATCTGCTGACCGGCAACCCCACGGCCGCCGAGGACCTGCTGCAGACCACGTTGATCAAGGTCCTCGCCCAATGGAACCGGGTGCGGAACGCTGATTCCCCCGACGCCTACGTGCGAAAGATGCTGCTCAACGAGATGCTCAGCGAGCGCCGCAAGAGCGGTCGTCGAGCCGAGAAGGCCCACCTGGTACCGGTGCCGGACTCGCCAGGCGACCCGGCTGCAGACAGCTCGACGCGGCTCGACCTCTGGGCCCAGGTCCAGGTGCTGCCTCCCCGACAGCGGGCCGTCCTCGTCCTGCGCTACTACGAAGACCTCTCCGAAGCCGAGATCGCCGACGTCCTGGGCATCTCCACCGGGACCGTGAAGTCCCAGGCCTCTCTCGCGCTGAAGACCCTTCGTTCCCACCAAGCCCGCCACTCCACCAAGGAGGTCTCGTGA